Proteins encoded in a region of the Enterococcus gilvus ATCC BAA-350 genome:
- a CDS encoding VOC family protein produces the protein MSKPDFSAIHHVAIIVSDYQKARHFYVDILGLPILREHYRPERHDYKLDLQLKDAELELFAVQDPPNRPSFPEAAGLRHLAFKTEDIEATVAYLASEGVVCEPLRTDDFTGEKMTFFFDPDGLPLELHE, from the coding sequence ATGTCGAAACCCGATTTTTCTGCGATCCATCACGTGGCGATCATTGTGTCCGATTATCAAAAAGCCCGCCATTTTTACGTCGATATTCTCGGTCTGCCGATCCTGCGGGAACATTACCGGCCTGAACGGCACGACTACAAGCTGGATCTGCAATTGAAGGACGCGGAATTGGAGCTTTTTGCTGTCCAAGATCCGCCGAACCGCCCAAGCTTCCCAGAAGCGGCCGGCTTGCGTCATCTTGCCTTCAAAACCGAGGACATCGAAGCGACAGTGGCCTATTTGGCTAGTGAAGGGGTCGTCTGCGAACCGTTGCGCACCGATGATTTCACTGGCGAGAAAATGACCTTCTTCTTTGATCCTGACGGTCTGCCGCTAGAATTGCATGAATAA
- a CDS encoding helix-turn-helix domain-containing protein: MDFRGVLGTSNKRRLALLEQLYYRREGWSSDQLLSELNCSLPILLNDIEMINEEYPSFQITKTKGLYRLEVDKKVSLGNLYANILNTSPEFQIIEELLYEECENITALGKKLYLSSSNTQRYLKKIEEALSEAGIELCYRPLRVEGNEGEIRNFYYRFYSERQDAFESTLPKLPAKHYHVIEQYVQEFVSINQIHEKYVFQKRLIYNFYISIWRVKNGHRYPVDHLRTEGLELPKGPYYQHLKQAVHEGAEVELSPELVRDGLWLLFSDSVVFSSPHRALAMSDNEKYQQLFSRHYELVGAYNKMLGYRLDKQSRINLATVLSNEFYLYDPAGQYVCLLWRNRTVFLTEVSKVYSRGVERVKELVQRFTEKYQMYQEEDFLRNYTYLLVTTEERSMEWLANQEPLLQVLLLSDLTPTEESFLAKQISDAIYGNFIILHFETLSGGNPQLRNELKNYDCLITTGSAEGLPQDYPVVVIDPFLTRQSTRWIQEMITELEEKRSLLSVIE; the protein is encoded by the coding sequence ATGGATTTTCGTGGGGTTTTAGGGACAAGCAACAAACGACGATTGGCGTTGCTGGAGCAGCTTTATTATCGTCGGGAAGGGTGGTCGAGTGATCAGCTTTTGAGTGAATTGAATTGTTCGCTGCCGATCTTGTTGAATGACATCGAGATGATCAACGAGGAGTACCCCAGTTTCCAGATTACGAAAACGAAGGGACTTTATCGGCTAGAGGTGGACAAGAAAGTCAGTTTGGGAAATTTGTATGCCAATATTTTGAACACGAGCCCTGAATTTCAGATCATCGAGGAATTGCTGTATGAGGAATGTGAAAATATCACGGCTTTAGGGAAAAAGCTGTACCTTAGCTCCTCAAACACGCAGCGTTATCTTAAAAAGATCGAAGAGGCGTTGTCAGAGGCGGGGATAGAATTGTGCTACCGACCCTTGCGCGTCGAGGGAAATGAAGGGGAGATCCGAAATTTTTATTACCGCTTTTACAGTGAACGGCAAGATGCGTTTGAAAGCACACTGCCGAAGCTGCCTGCGAAGCACTATCACGTGATCGAGCAGTACGTACAGGAATTTGTTTCGATCAATCAGATCCACGAAAAGTACGTCTTTCAAAAGCGCTTGATCTACAATTTCTATATCAGTATCTGGCGGGTCAAAAATGGTCATCGGTATCCGGTCGATCACTTGCGGACAGAAGGCTTGGAGTTGCCGAAAGGCCCGTATTATCAGCACTTGAAGCAGGCGGTCCATGAGGGCGCGGAGGTCGAGCTGTCGCCGGAGCTGGTTCGCGACGGGCTGTGGCTGCTCTTTTCGGATTCGGTCGTATTCAGCAGTCCTCATCGTGCGCTTGCAATGTCAGACAATGAAAAGTATCAGCAATTATTCAGTCGTCACTATGAATTGGTGGGGGCGTACAACAAAATGCTAGGGTACCGCTTGGACAAGCAAAGTCGGATCAATCTGGCGACCGTCTTGTCGAACGAATTTTACCTTTATGATCCGGCAGGTCAGTATGTTTGCTTGCTATGGCGCAATCGAACGGTGTTTTTAACAGAGGTATCGAAGGTTTATAGTCGCGGCGTGGAACGGGTAAAGGAACTTGTTCAGCGATTTACGGAAAAATACCAGATGTATCAAGAAGAAGATTTTTTGCGGAACTATACATACTTATTGGTGACGACAGAAGAGCGAAGCATGGAATGGCTGGCGAACCAAGAGCCGTTGCTGCAGGTGCTGCTGCTGTCTGATCTAACGCCAACTGAGGAAAGCTTTTTGGCCAAGCAAATTTCAGACGCTATATATGGAAATTTTATCATTCTGCATTTTGAAACATTATCCGGGGGAAACCCGCAGCTGCGCAATGAATTGAAAAATTATGATTGTTTGATCACGACGGGTTCGGCGGAAGGGTTGCCCCAGGACTATCCAGTGGTAGTGATCGATCCCTTTTTAACAAGGCAGAGTACGCGGTGGATACAGGAGATGATCACCGAGCTGGAGGAAAAACGAAGCCTTCTTTCTGTGATAGAATAG
- the glpK gene encoding glycerol kinase GlpK, with product MTEKQQYIMAIDQGTTSSRAIIYDKFGHQVASSQKEFTQYFPTEGWVEHDANEIWNSVQSVIAGAFIDSGIKPDQVAGIGITNQRETTVIWEKDTGRPIYHAVVWQSRQSAQIADQLKSDGYEEMIHQKTGLVVDAYFSATKIRWILDQVEGAQERAEQGELLFGTIDSWLVWKLTDGGAHVTDYSNASRTMLYNIHELTWDQEILDLLNIPNELLPKVTSNSEIYGYTQGYHFFGSEAPISGMAGDQQAALFGQMAFEPGMVKNTYGTGSFIVMNTGEKPQLSKNNLLTTIGYGINGKVYYALEGSIFVAGSSIQWLRDGLKMLKKASDSEDAAKRSTNQDEVYIVPAFVGLGAPYWDQNARGAMFGLTRGTTKEDLIKATLQSIAYQVRDIVDTMQEDTGIQIPVLKVDGGAANNEYLMQFQSDILDVPIQRAANLETTALGAAFLAGLAVGYWKDMDEIREFYEAGKIFEAEMAPERRQKLYAGWKKAVKATQVFE from the coding sequence ATGACTGAAAAACAACAATACATTATGGCGATCGACCAAGGGACAACGAGTTCACGAGCAATTATCTATGATAAGTTTGGGCATCAGGTGGCAAGCTCGCAAAAGGAATTTACGCAATATTTTCCAACAGAGGGCTGGGTGGAACACGATGCCAATGAAATTTGGAATTCTGTTCAATCTGTAATCGCAGGGGCATTCATCGATTCAGGTATCAAGCCGGATCAAGTTGCGGGGATCGGGATCACGAACCAGCGGGAAACAACGGTTATCTGGGAAAAGGATACCGGCCGCCCAATCTATCATGCGGTAGTTTGGCAGTCGCGGCAATCCGCGCAAATCGCGGATCAGTTAAAGTCTGACGGGTACGAGGAAATGATCCATCAAAAGACCGGCTTAGTCGTCGATGCGTATTTCTCCGCAACGAAAATCCGGTGGATCTTGGATCAGGTAGAAGGCGCACAGGAACGAGCAGAACAGGGCGAGCTGCTTTTCGGAACGATCGATAGCTGGCTTGTTTGGAAATTGACAGATGGCGGTGCGCACGTGACGGATTATTCCAATGCCAGCCGGACGATGCTTTACAACATCCACGAGCTGACTTGGGACCAAGAAATTTTAGATCTGCTGAATATCCCCAACGAGCTTTTGCCGAAGGTGACCTCAAATTCTGAGATTTACGGCTACACGCAGGGTTATCATTTCTTCGGCAGCGAAGCACCGATCTCAGGAATGGCTGGGGACCAGCAAGCCGCATTGTTTGGTCAAATGGCTTTTGAGCCTGGGATGGTCAAGAATACCTATGGCACAGGGTCCTTTATCGTGATGAACACAGGTGAGAAGCCGCAATTATCAAAAAACAATTTATTGACGACGATTGGCTATGGGATCAACGGCAAAGTGTATTACGCCTTAGAAGGAAGTATTTTCGTTGCTGGTTCATCCATTCAATGGCTGAGGGATGGTTTGAAAATGCTGAAAAAGGCGAGTGATTCGGAAGATGCTGCCAAGCGCTCCACCAACCAAGACGAAGTGTACATCGTCCCAGCGTTTGTGGGTCTAGGCGCGCCGTATTGGGATCAAAACGCTCGCGGAGCGATGTTCGGATTGACCCGAGGGACGACGAAAGAAGATCTGATCAAAGCAACCCTTCAATCCATCGCCTATCAAGTGCGGGACATCGTGGATACGATGCAGGAAGATACCGGCATCCAGATTCCAGTATTGAAGGTAGATGGCGGGGCAGCGAACAATGAATATTTGATGCAATTTCAATCAGACATATTAGATGTACCGATCCAACGTGCAGCAAATCTTGAGACGACGGCTTTAGGAGCTGCCTTCTTGGCGGGATTGGCGGTAGGCTACTGGAAGGACATGGACGAAATCAGAGAATTTTATGAAGCTGGGAAGATTTTTGAGGCGGAGATGGCACCTGAACGCCGTCAAAAATTGTACGCCGGTTGGAAGAAAGCAGTAAAAGCGACCCAAGTATTTGAATAA
- the thiW gene encoding energy coupling factor transporter S component ThiW, whose amino-acid sequence MIALDVVLSPLMRIEGMAPMSSVMNILAGVLLGPFYGTMMALVCGLIRMTLLGIPPLALTGAVFGAFFAGVFYRFGKKVYWSMLGEIVGTGIIGSLLSYPVMVCFTGSQSDLYWLIYTPRFLGATVIGAAIAFVVLVKLKETTIFKRWQRLFANERMIG is encoded by the coding sequence ATGATCGCACTAGATGTCGTCTTATCACCGTTGATGCGGATCGAGGGCATGGCGCCGATGTCCAGTGTGATGAACATCCTCGCGGGTGTTTTATTGGGACCCTTTTATGGCACTATGATGGCGCTGGTATGCGGATTGATTCGCATGACGCTGTTGGGGATTCCCCCTTTAGCGCTGACAGGGGCGGTATTTGGGGCGTTCTTTGCTGGGGTGTTTTATCGTTTCGGAAAAAAGGTGTATTGGTCGATGCTGGGGGAAATAGTTGGCACCGGAATCATAGGCTCGCTGCTGTCGTATCCCGTAATGGTCTGTTTCACGGGCAGTCAGAGCGACTTGTACTGGCTGATCTACACGCCGAGGTTTTTAGGCGCGACGGTGATCGGCGCTGCGATCGCCTTTGTTGTACTGGTGAAGTTAAAGGAGACAACGATTTTCAAACGGTGGCAGCGGTTATTTGCCAATGAAAGGATGATTGGATGA
- a CDS encoding FAD-dependent oxidoreductase — translation MRVVIVGGSFGGVQAAVEIKRRAPETEVLVIEKQTELGFVPGSLALILQGKATSVDELRWITRAELEAQGIHVRTGVSCTGLLPDHQIQLSTGEAIGFDRLVIATGSRQSFQQEEVPSARIKTCKTEQDVTDILTQLEELETVAIVGGGHVGLELADAFAQTDKQIHLFESDTMLMGHYFDEEMIQPLETAIRQSAVHLHMGTFVESMEETNEGHVRLCFDESDLTVDLVVLANSTRPDNHIWQALDRNDDGTLKVNAYLQTSDPNIYAIGDTIKVRFQLTGEELYVSLVTNALRTASIASQNILGTPEEDPGTVRVSGNQWFGYFVGSVGLLEKEALLYPEEIQMAQVDVPVAAVSKEKMKLKVIWDAETEVLLGVQLVSKWMDFALLDLFALAIQQQQTIHGFQVKERFFHPAFRAPLLGFSGLGEK, via the coding sequence ATGCGTGTAGTGATTGTAGGAGGCTCCTTTGGCGGTGTCCAAGCGGCAGTGGAAATAAAGCGGAGGGCACCAGAAACAGAGGTCCTAGTGATTGAAAAGCAAACAGAATTGGGCTTCGTGCCCGGCAGCTTGGCACTGATTTTACAGGGGAAAGCGACCTCTGTAGACGAATTGCGCTGGATCACACGAGCGGAATTAGAGGCGCAGGGGATTCACGTAAGAACGGGTGTTTCTTGTACCGGTCTTTTGCCAGATCATCAAATCCAGTTGTCGACTGGCGAAGCGATCGGGTTTGATCGGCTGGTGATCGCGACCGGTTCGCGGCAATCGTTTCAACAAGAAGAGGTGCCGTCAGCCAGAATCAAAACCTGTAAGACCGAGCAGGATGTCACGGACATTCTCACGCAGCTGGAGGAGCTAGAGACAGTCGCGATCGTCGGTGGCGGACACGTCGGCTTAGAGCTTGCGGATGCTTTTGCACAAACTGATAAGCAGATTCATTTGTTTGAGAGTGACACGATGCTGATGGGGCACTATTTTGATGAAGAAATGATCCAGCCCCTCGAGACGGCGATCCGCCAGTCTGCCGTCCACCTCCATATGGGCACCTTTGTAGAATCAATGGAGGAAACCAATGAGGGGCACGTCCGACTCTGTTTTGATGAATCGGACCTGACTGTTGATTTGGTCGTGTTGGCCAATAGTACGCGTCCCGACAACCACATTTGGCAGGCATTGGACCGCAACGATGACGGCACGCTGAAAGTGAACGCCTATTTGCAAACCTCCGATCCGAACATTTATGCGATCGGGGATACCATCAAAGTAAGGTTCCAACTGACGGGGGAAGAACTCTACGTGTCATTGGTCACGAACGCGCTTCGGACAGCAAGCATCGCCAGTCAGAACATCCTTGGAACGCCGGAAGAAGATCCTGGAACCGTGCGAGTGAGCGGCAATCAATGGTTTGGCTATTTTGTCGGCAGTGTTGGTTTACTTGAGAAAGAAGCCTTATTGTATCCTGAAGAAATCCAGATGGCGCAGGTCGACGTGCCGGTGGCGGCTGTTTCAAAGGAAAAGATGAAGCTGAAGGTGATTTGGGATGCAGAGACAGAGGTGTTGCTAGGCGTACAGCTTGTTTCAAAATGGATGGATTTCGCCTTACTCGATCTATTCGCGCTAGCGATCCAACAGCAGCAAACGATTCATGGATTTCAAGTGAAGGAACGCTTCTTCCATCCAGCTTTTCGTGCGCCGTTACTGGGATTCTCTGGTTTAGGGGAGAAGTAG
- a CDS encoding hydroxyethylthiazole kinase — protein MIKRKVSNVFPLKRAPLVHCITNEVTCETVANALLYVGAKPIMAADPREFDALFQQTDSLLLNIGHLSEQRAASLTAAAASARKQEKPTVVDLVGFGISELRNGVGQQLVAENPTVVKGNISELRNFCQLPSHARGVDGSALDQGEEALEELVEALQRATKAYPQTTFLATGSQDILVDQQRTWRLTNGVPELDRFTGTGDVVGALIAALLGSGVDTPEAVIAAVSYFNLCGEQAADGKGLAAFRQETLNQLSLQMEKEWWREIKGWEKQWI, from the coding sequence ATGATCAAACGAAAAGTCTCAAACGTATTTCCTTTGAAGCGTGCTCCGTTAGTCCATTGTATTACCAATGAGGTCACCTGTGAGACGGTGGCGAATGCGCTGCTTTATGTGGGAGCGAAACCGATCATGGCGGCTGATCCAAGAGAGTTTGACGCCTTGTTTCAGCAGACGGACAGTCTGCTGCTGAACATAGGACATTTGTCGGAGCAGCGCGCAGCAAGTCTGACGGCGGCAGCGGCAAGTGCAAGAAAGCAGGAAAAACCGACCGTCGTGGACCTTGTGGGCTTTGGCATCAGCGAGCTGCGGAATGGTGTCGGGCAGCAGCTAGTTGCAGAAAACCCAACGGTCGTAAAGGGCAATATTTCGGAGCTGCGAAACTTTTGCCAGCTTCCAAGCCATGCCCGCGGAGTGGATGGCAGCGCGCTGGATCAAGGAGAAGAAGCGTTAGAAGAATTGGTCGAAGCGTTGCAGCGAGCGACGAAAGCGTACCCGCAAACCACTTTCTTGGCGACTGGTAGTCAAGACATTCTCGTGGATCAACAACGAACGTGGCGGTTGACGAACGGAGTCCCTGAACTGGATCGGTTTACGGGCACGGGGGACGTGGTGGGGGCGTTGATCGCGGCTTTGTTGGGAAGCGGTGTGGACACGCCTGAAGCCGTCATCGCAGCGGTCAGTTACTTCAATCTTTGCGGAGAGCAGGCAGCCGATGGGAAGGGCTTAGCTGCTTTTCGACAGGAAACACTGAACCAGCTTTCATTACAAATGGAAAAAGAATGGTGGAGGGAGATCAAAGGATGGGAAAAGCAATGGATCTAA
- the thiD gene encoding bifunctional hydroxymethylpyrimidine kinase/phosphomethylpyrimidine kinase yields the protein MINATPQVVTIAGSDSGGGAGVQADLKTFQARNAFGMSIFVALTAQNTYGVQNSMAIPSAFIEDQFDSLAADFAIGAAKTGMLADVERVETVVKKLKQVDFGPLIVDPVMVAKGGHHLLQSDAVKTINEQLLPLATIVTPNLPEAEVIIGERIVTDQEMVAAAKKLQAFGTENVVVKGGHSQKKEAADFVLLASGDAFWMSAPRVETASTHGTGDTFSACIAAELAKGTELKEAILIGKRFIQAAIRQPIFVGHGHGPTNHWAEITESISIQDALV from the coding sequence ATGATCAATGCAACACCGCAAGTCGTAACGATCGCCGGTTCGGATTCTGGCGGCGGCGCAGGCGTGCAGGCAGACCTTAAAACCTTTCAAGCCCGCAACGCCTTCGGGATGAGCATCTTCGTGGCTCTGACCGCGCAAAATACGTATGGCGTACAAAACAGCATGGCGATCCCAAGTGCGTTTATCGAAGATCAATTTGATTCATTGGCGGCAGATTTTGCGATCGGTGCCGCGAAGACAGGGATGTTAGCGGATGTGGAACGGGTGGAGACCGTCGTAAAAAAACTGAAGCAAGTCGATTTTGGTCCCTTGATCGTTGACCCGGTGATGGTGGCAAAAGGCGGCCATCATTTGCTGCAAAGCGATGCGGTAAAAACGATCAATGAACAATTATTGCCGCTGGCGACGATCGTGACGCCGAACTTGCCTGAGGCAGAGGTGATCATTGGTGAACGGATCGTGACCGATCAGGAAATGGTTGCTGCTGCGAAGAAGCTGCAGGCTTTCGGGACGGAGAATGTCGTCGTCAAGGGTGGTCATAGCCAGAAGAAAGAAGCGGCGGATTTTGTTCTGCTGGCATCGGGAGACGCCTTTTGGATGAGTGCACCAAGGGTGGAAACAGCGAGCACCCACGGCACAGGGGATACCTTCTCCGCCTGTATCGCGGCAGAACTTGCAAAGGGGACGGAGCTGAAGGAAGCGATCCTCATCGGAAAGAGATTTATTCAGGCGGCCATTCGTCAGCCGATTTTTGTCGGACACGGTCATGGCCCAACGAATCATTGGGCGGAAATCACAGAATCTATTTCAATTCAGGACGCCCTTGTTTAG
- the thiE gene encoding thiamine phosphate synthase, which translates to MGKAMDLTLYLVTGHYDFSDTKFLAVVEEACKNGVTLVQLREKELLTGAFYDLALKVKAITDAYQVPLIINDRVDICLAVDAAGVHIGDDELPVAVVRSLIGPEKILGVSAKTVARGVEAEQAGADYLGIGAIFPTKTKETPLTGLETVKAINDATTIPSVAIGGIKEGNLAAVGGTGVAGVSIVSDIMLAEAVGQKVRRLKQKITDVLEEEK; encoded by the coding sequence ATGGGAAAAGCAATGGATCTAACGTTGTACTTGGTGACTGGGCATTATGATTTCAGCGACACGAAATTTTTAGCGGTGGTGGAAGAGGCCTGTAAGAATGGCGTGACTCTTGTTCAATTGCGGGAGAAGGAGTTGCTGACGGGGGCATTTTATGACCTGGCGTTAAAGGTCAAAGCAATCACCGACGCGTATCAGGTTCCGTTGATCATCAACGATCGGGTGGATATTTGTCTAGCCGTTGACGCAGCGGGGGTACACATCGGAGATGACGAGCTGCCGGTGGCGGTCGTTCGATCGCTGATCGGTCCGGAAAAAATCTTAGGTGTTTCAGCGAAGACGGTGGCGCGGGGAGTGGAGGCGGAACAGGCAGGCGCAGATTATTTAGGGATCGGGGCGATTTTTCCAACGAAGACCAAGGAGACGCCGCTGACGGGATTGGAAACAGTGAAAGCGATCAATGACGCAACGACGATCCCAAGTGTGGCGATCGGCGGGATCAAGGAAGGCAATTTGGCGGCTGTTGGCGGAACAGGGGTCGCGGGCGTCTCCATCGTAAGCGACATTATGTTAGCGGAGGCTGTCGGACAGAAAGTCCGTCGTCTGAAACAAAAAATCACGGATGTATTGGAGGAAGAAAAATGA
- a CDS encoding nucleotide pyrophosphohydrolase yields MNSMEKINQFRDDRNWRPFHNEKDLALSICLEAAELLELFQWKDSEEARTQTERLKEELADVLIYSYMMADNLDFDIDEIISEKLKKNAIKYPVENA; encoded by the coding sequence ATGAACAGTATGGAGAAAATCAATCAATTTCGCGATGATCGCAATTGGCGCCCGTTCCATAATGAAAAGGATCTCGCGCTGTCTATCTGCTTAGAAGCAGCCGAATTATTGGAGCTGTTTCAATGGAAGGATTCTGAAGAAGCCCGGACCCAAACTGAGCGGCTGAAAGAGGAATTGGCAGATGTGCTGATCTATTCTTATATGATGGCGGACAATCTAGACTTTGATATTGACGAGATCATCAGCGAAAAATTAAAGAAAAACGCGATCAAATACCCAGTGGAGAACGCGTAA
- a CDS encoding helix-turn-helix domain-containing protein, which translates to MRMEQLLDKNQQVQLSILHHLVLSGGRLSANVLAEAIHSSKSSLDQYSQELSYLGKELNMGFSLTKEGTTLVLALERRTTLEGITATLVRDSFKFQLLEYMLLHRTFTIPQITQEFATSESSVFRKFRELNEVLAEFHIRIKNGRLQGEELQIRYFYFQIYSYFPVRMRPRFLVASDQNQLFFRGLERALETEFSAESKSEIACWLGISLKRMSAKKTQQTRLKTTYRLFQKDALFQRIEPLIRLYNSRSSFELNQYEPMMFYSFLVSFAILDEETFYRYELQRSKKLLPALLDMYIREMILVHYRPRRLSIQQEKAVGYQLSQINNRIYFFQGYLPRYEPERLLARQREKLGIERSRLLDMLQETARNFLEPAKAQDTLLTQALLIDYASILSMIDFYIAKEVIVGIDLEALPVYRISYYHYLFSELRPIPGIQVEQLREGTTYDLIVSTRDGEDPSEAIHYCLSEFESAYDLDQIKQLIEQLKKAKN; encoded by the coding sequence ATGAGGATGGAACAATTATTGGATAAGAATCAACAAGTGCAATTGTCGATCCTCCATCATCTAGTCTTATCTGGCGGCAGGCTGTCTGCGAATGTGCTGGCGGAAGCGATCCATTCGTCAAAATCTAGCTTGGATCAGTATAGCCAAGAGCTCTCCTACTTAGGAAAAGAATTAAACATGGGCTTCTCGCTCACGAAAGAGGGTACTACGCTGGTACTGGCCTTAGAAAGAAGAACGACGCTTGAGGGGATCACGGCCACGCTAGTAAGAGACAGCTTTAAATTTCAACTGTTGGAATACATGCTGCTGCATCGAACGTTCACGATCCCGCAGATCACACAGGAATTTGCGACCAGCGAATCCTCCGTGTTTCGTAAATTTCGCGAGCTGAATGAGGTTCTTGCGGAATTTCATATTCGGATAAAAAATGGCCGTTTGCAGGGGGAAGAATTACAGATTCGGTATTTCTACTTTCAAATCTATAGCTATTTTCCAGTTAGGATGCGGCCTCGTTTCCTCGTTGCATCCGATCAGAATCAGCTGTTCTTTAGAGGACTTGAGCGTGCGCTAGAGACGGAATTTTCTGCTGAGTCCAAAAGCGAGATCGCCTGCTGGCTAGGGATCAGCTTGAAGCGCATGTCTGCTAAGAAAACACAGCAGACACGGCTGAAAACAACGTATCGGCTCTTTCAAAAGGACGCGCTGTTTCAACGCATCGAGCCGTTGATCCGCCTATACAACAGCCGCAGTTCCTTTGAATTGAACCAGTATGAACCGATGATGTTTTACAGCTTTTTGGTGTCCTTTGCGATTTTGGATGAAGAGACGTTTTATCGATATGAATTGCAGCGGAGCAAAAAGCTGCTGCCGGCTCTTTTAGATATGTACATCCGTGAGATGATCCTTGTCCATTACCGGCCAAGGCGATTGTCCATTCAGCAGGAGAAAGCGGTAGGTTATCAGCTTTCCCAGATCAACAACCGCATCTATTTCTTTCAAGGCTATCTCCCGCGGTACGAGCCTGAACGTCTGCTTGCGCGGCAGCGAGAAAAACTAGGCATTGAGCGAAGTCGATTGTTAGATATGCTTCAGGAAACAGCTCGTAATTTTTTGGAGCCGGCGAAGGCACAAGACACCTTGCTTACACAGGCGTTGCTGATCGATTACGCGAGTATCCTGTCGATGATCGATTTTTACATCGCGAAGGAAGTCATTGTGGGGATTGATCTGGAGGCATTGCCGGTGTACCGTATTTCTTATTATCATTATTTGTTTTCAGAATTGCGTCCGATCCCGGGGATTCAAGTAGAACAACTGCGTGAGGGAACGACGTATGATTTGATTGTTAGTACCCGAGATGGAGAAGACCCTTCTGAGGCGATCCATTATTGCCTGTCTGAATTTGAATCTGCCTATGATCTTGACCAAATAAAGCAACTGATCGAGCAATTGAAAAAAGCGAAAAATTGA